The Coccidioides posadasii str. Silveira chromosome 2, complete sequence genomic interval CTGGTTTGCACAGGGTCGATATTTTACTCCTTTCTTGACCTTATGCTGCAAGTTTCCTAGAGCCTTCCTGGAGCTCATGCATAACAGCCGAGCATACATGCAATCAATAGAGTCAGTTTTCTACTGCCTCCCCCTCTTGGCAAAGGGCTGGTCAGCTTTTGTGAATACTATTGTTCAGCGCCGATATCCTCCGCTCATTGATGAGCTTGTGTCCAAATTCGGAGTACCATCGACCCTTATTCAGCACTCGCTATTCATTAAATGCTGTAAGCTCATAAGCTCAAATCGTGTTACAGAATGGTCGCGCAGGGTTGAAACTATTTTTAGACAGGACAGAGCTTATTATGATGCACGGCTTGCCAATTCACTGGCTGGGAAGCCTGTACCAGCGCAGCAGGCTCATAAGGAAAACGAGGGTATTGTGCGCGAGTATCAAAAGGCTTCCTCGCTCCTCGAGAAGCCCGCCGGAGCTGGTGCTTCAGAAACTACGAATCTTACGTCCATTTCCACTACTTCAACCCCTGCAAATGTCCACTTCCAGAGTGCGGCGCCCCCTACACAGGCTCAGTTCCCTCAAACATCCTATCAACACCGTCAAACTATCCCTTCCACCCAGCCTCAGACTCCACAGCAAGCCGAGATGCGAATACCGCAAGGTCAGAACCTTCGATATTCTTACACTGTGCACCCGCATAATGGAGTACGGTTCCAACATATTCCCAATGCTGCCTTTCAACAAAAGCGTACAATCGGACCCAGACAGCATTCAACCCGTGTTGCGCCCGGGCATACGATTCCAGCCCAACCTCAGATCCAGCATCCACCCAGTGGCTCCATAAGGGCTAATGCTGGAGTGGCGGTGGAACAGCACCTACAGCATGTACCCCAAATCGCGCCTCAACATGGACATTCGAACCAATGCCAGTGTACAATCAGCGGCATCAGGCAAGGCAGTTTCAGGGTAGGGGCTCAGCCAGCTCTGGCACTCCAGAGTTTGACAGTTCCCCAACCCGCAAATGTGACACAGTATTCCCACGGACTTAGTTCTGCCTCCCCGCAGTTTGTCCTATCAAGCTCTCCCATGCCGGTAGCTCTGAATATGCCTATTGTGGTTCAAGCTCCTCAGCGTGTCCCCGTCACCACGCATTCGCGCTCTTTCCCCAACCCGCCTCCTGTGAGGCCCACACCGTTGCTTCCTCCCCAAGGAGCTATCACAGCAGAGTTATCAAATCCACATCCTTACTTAGTCGGGCTACACCAGATGCACTTGAGGGTGAATACCCGGGAGTTAGTCGACAATCAAAGTGCTGATCCTTCGAAACTTCTCTTGACCTACGTCCACTCTTTTGCCCTTCCTCCTTTCCGCCTTGGAAGTCGAAGGATTAATTTCTCCGGCAACATAAAATTAACCGCAGAAGATTTTCAGAGACTTCCGGTCCGAAAATCGTCACCGGAACAAGGCTCTCCTGTGGAATTTCATACGTCGGGAACCCGTTCTTACCAGCTGAAATGTGTCAGGATTAAATCAGCCGCAGAGGGGGTATCCGGTGGAGAGTGGGCGTCGATGGACTGTTGCTGGCCCAACGCGATATACATTCATGTTAATGACACGGAGCACTTTGTCTGTCGCAAGTTCCACAATGGCAAGGATTTGCCTGTTAACATCTCCTGCTCTCTGAGACCGGGTGATAACAAGATCGCTCTAACAATTTTGCGCAAACCGGAGGAATGCACCTCGATTTCCTACGCTGCTGCTATAGAGGTCCTTGAAACCAAGGAGCGTGGTTCGTTACGAAACGCTATTGAGGTTCTCCCGAAAGCCACCGCTCTCAACCGTATCATCAGAAAGCTTCGAGATGCGATTGCCAATGACGATGAAGTTGTTATTGTTGACGATTATATTGCAATTGATTTGGTTGACCCTTTTATGGCCCGTATTTTTGAAATTCCTGTTCGTGGCAAGCTCTGTTCGCACTGGGAATGCTTCGATCTTGACACTTTCCTCGCCACTCGTCCTACAGGTACTGGACACAGTATGGCGGAAAATTGGAAGTGTCCAATATGCCGCAAAGATGCACGGCCTCAGTCATTGCTAATAGATGAATTCCTTCTTGACATCCGTTCTCAGCTGGTTCAGAAAAATCAGCTTGATGAAGTAAAGGCCATTCTGGTCAAGCTGGATGGTACTTGGATTCCGAAAACCGAATCAGACCAGCAATCGCCGGTAACACACAAGAAGGAGACCAGCATTCCTGGGATCGCCGCCCCTGAATTTAGGAACCCCCAAACGTCAATGAAAAGGCCAGCACCGGAGATTATCGAAATCGATTAAATATCCGATTTGCTTGTATGATTGTTCTCAAACTTATGATACCCCAAGATCCTACAGCGTTGCGTATCTTGTTTTCCCAGTTTGAGACGCATTGGGCTCATCTTGCTCTAAAACCGCATCACCGtgaaaagatttttttttcttagagTCACGTTCCTTTCTGCCTTATTCCTTCTTAATTCATTTGGGTTGGATGCGTCATAAAAATGGGTATAAGCGTGTTTGTGGCAGGAAAAGCTAGACACCGGTGCCCTCGGCTATTTTGAAATCTGTTTTGCGCTTCTTTTGCTGACTTTGCTGCATGTGCTTTTGGAATGATGCTTTTCTTCAATACGCATGCGCTCTGTGCCTGTCCTCCCGAGTCAAGCCGGCACCTAGCGGTGCTTGAAATGATACTCGGTGCAATCTTGACAGGCGACACCGCGATGCATGGACGTACATACGAAAGTCGGGGCATAAAACATTACTCTCAGATGAGAAATATTATTGCCAGACGACTATAAAATCCAGAAATAAGGAATCAGAAAATAATGGTACTGTAGTATAGATTAAAGAGTACATATCGAACGATATAAGGGCTGAAGATAAGGATCAAAAGGAAGGATCCAGCCTTCCTCCGCTCATATTTGATTAGGAGGGGATTTTATACATGTTAAATCCGAAATGAGCGAACCGCATGATTAGATGAGCattctttctccatcttcgtTGCTCCATTTCTGCGCTCCCAAATCTCAACTTCTCACCTGTCTCGCGTGTTTCACCAGATTTTCGATAACGCCGTTATACGCCTCCTTCTCGCCGACCTGACcatctctc includes:
- a CDS encoding uncharacterized protein (EggNog:ENOG410PNZG~COG:K) translates to MSDQSLLRRSKVTRRPPGNCPTGSQSTDVSMSLANATASTFLGGHQRSWMQGPSATAPNHTSQTPLSPVISKSPKRSNDKGAEGTNSDLAQLLSPRSPPDGELLLPVPATEPQPPTYSSTQMPLRPEATAASHSSVVIVSRSPEYSGLPTPRDFQTAPSPAPPRNKPGTGATINDSLLESNVTNDKSANPRPDSTNLHRSTPNNDPHNFINCVPATATTQSPSLGHVSHGNKRMRTGETISSNATAPVQPAEFTQSGIRVPANQPPVHSQSVEDRPVFSVRAGPESHLITGYVDQGISRNIEFLKSKATPHERGRVETLQQACNTHDLFFLALHQILCLHLVSPDFLHGLPGFGPDQLAGLLSIKDDWFAQGRYFTPFLTLCCKFPRAFLELMHNSRAYMQSIESVFYCLPLLAKGWSAFVNTIVQRRYPPLIDELVSKFGVPSTLIQHSLFIKCCKLISSNRVTEWSRRVETIFRQDRAYYDARLANSLAGKPVPAQQAHKENEGIVREYQKASSLLEKPAGAGASETTNLTSISTTSTPANVHFQSAAPPTQAQFPQTSYQHRQTIPSTQPQTPQQAEMRIPQGQNLRYSYTVHPHNGVRFQHIPNAAFQQKRTIGPRQHSTRVAPGHTIPAQPQIQHPPSGSIRANAGVAVEQHLQHVPQIAPQHGHSNQCQCTISGIRQGSFRVGAQPALALQSLTVPQPANVTQYSHGLSSASPQFVLSSSPMPVALNMPIVVQAPQRVPVTTHSRSFPNPPPVRPTPLLPPQGAITAELSNPHPYLVGLHQMHLRVNTRELVDNQSADPSKLLLTYVHSFALPPFRLGSRRINFSGNIKLTAEDFQRLPVRKSSPEQGSPVEFHTSGTRSYQLKCVRIKSAAEGVSGGEWASMDCCWPNAIYIHVNDTEHFVCRKFHNGKDLPVNISCSLRPGDNKIALTILRKPEECTSISYAAAIEVLETKERGSLRNAIEVLPKATALNRIIRKLRDAIANDDEVVIVDDYIAIDLVDPFMARIFEIPVRGKLCSHWECFDLDTFLATRPTGTGHSMAENWKCPICRKDARPQSLLIDEFLLDIRSQLVQKNQLDEVKAILVKLDGTWIPKTESDQQSPVTHKKETSIPGIAAPEFRNPQTSMKRPAPEIIEID